In one window of Ovis aries strain OAR_USU_Benz2616 breed Rambouillet chromosome 5, ARS-UI_Ramb_v3.0, whole genome shotgun sequence DNA:
- the PRAM1 gene encoding PML-RARA-regulated adapter molecule 1 isoform X1, whose translation MGSHQDFRSLQAKFQASQPETGDLPKKPPKTEFHKLLKKFPQPELGEHPKKPPQPEFTDLPKKPPKLEFSELSKKFLQPEATPLPRKPEVPEAPSQKTPQQPELSNTPRSPVEPKFSTLPKKPPQPEFCGLPRKPPQPQAGGLLKKPLPQPESSEVPPVPLLKPEFGEPHPHSSEPNFSTLPKKPLQPEFCELPRKPPQPQVGGLPKKPLPQPESSDIPPVPLSKLESGEPRPHSSQPDFSTFPRKIARPQLNDLPKKPLPPEFGDLTRTSSEPEVSVVPKKSRQCEFKALSKKPPQPEPASLSRTSSEPEFKVLPSKFLQPECRGSPHKFSQPEPGSLPRNLPRKPLLPGSFSESSLPSAVVGSSPRVPLSPGFGARQQRSGALAQSAGSRLGLRPGHLPRRRPLPPASSLGPPPAKPPLPPGPRDIQSFRRAAVADTALPRTSSSAGLHFIPQDPDEVYDDVEPTYHSGPGPRSRDEVLSAQQYPWRPPQDPELRREKVPLQPLQVPPTDLKSLKQLRKAEKAEREFRKKFKFEGEIVVQTRMMIDPNAKTRRGGGKHLGIRRGEILEVIEFTSKEEMLCRDTKGKYGYVPRTALLPLETEVYDDVAAWDPLDSQPLP comes from the exons ATG GGGAGTCATCAGGACTTCCGGAGCCTTCAAGCAAAGTTCCAGGCCTCTCAGCCGGAGACTGGCGACCTCCCCAAAAAGCCCCCGAAGACTGAGTTCCACAAACTCCTCAAAAAGTTCCCACAGCCAGAGCTAGGCGAGCACCCCAAGAAGCCCCCACAGCCTGAGTTCACTGACCTGCCCAAAAAGCCCCCCAAACTTGAGTTCAGTGAACTCTCCAAGAAGTTCCTGCAGCCCGAGGCCACGCCACTTCCCAGGAAGCCTGAGGTCCCTGAGGCCCCCTCTCAGAAGACCCCACAGCAGCCTGAGCTCAGCAACACCCCCAGGTCCCCCGTGGAGCCCAAGTTCAGTACTCTTCCCAAGAAGCCCCCGCAGCCTGAGTTCTGTGGGCTCCCCAGAAAGCCCCCGCAGCCTCAGGCTGGTGGCCTCCTTAAgaagcccctgccccagcccgAGTCCAGTGAGGTCCCTCCAGTGCCCCTCTTAAAGCCCGAATTTGGtgagccccacccccactcctcaGAGCCTAACTTCAGTACTCTTCCCAAGAAGCCTCTGCagcctgagttctgtgagctccCCAGAAAGCCCCCGCAGCCTCAGGTCGGTGGCCTCCCTAAGAAGCCTCTGCCGCAGCCCGAGTCCAGTGACATCCCTCCAGTGCCCCTTTCAAAGCTGGAATCTGGTGAGCCCCGCCCCCACTCCTCACAGCCCGACTTCAGTACATTTCCCAGAAAGATCGCCCGGCCTCAGCTGAATGACCTCCCCAAGAAGCCCCTGCCACCTGAGTTTGGTGACCTCACCAGGACGTCCTCGGAGCCAGAGGTCAGTGTGGTTCCCAAGAAGTCACGCCAGTGTGAGTTCAAGGCGCTCTCCAAGAAGCCCCCACAGCCCGAGCCCGCCAGCCTCTCAAGGACGTCCTCGGAGCCAGAGTTCAAGGTGCTCCCCTCAAAGTTTCTGCAGCCCGAGTGTCGGGGGTCCCCCCACAAGTTCTCGCAGCCAGAGCCCGGTTCTCTGCCCAGGAACCTTCCAAGAAAGCCCCTGCTCCCTGGCTCCTTCTCAGAGAGTTCGCTGCCCTCTGCTGTGGTGGGCTCCAGCCCCCGGGTCCCGCTCAGCCCAGGGTTTGGGGCACGGCAGCAGAGATCAGGAGCCCTCGCTCAGAGTGCTGGTTCCAGGCTGGGTCTCAGACCTGGTCACCTGCCCCGGCGGAGGCCTCTACCCCCGGCCAGCAGCCTGGGCCCTCCCCCAGCCAAGCCCCCActgcccccaggccccagggaTATCCAGAGCTTCCGGAGAGCTGCGGTAGCAGACACAG CTCTGCCCAGGACCTCCTCTTCTGCTGGCCTCCACTTCATCCCACA GGACCCAGACGAGGTGTACGATGATGTCGAGCCCACATACCACTCTGGACCCGGCCCCAGGAGCAGAG ATGAAGTGTTGTCGGCTCAGCAGTACCCGTGGAGGCCACCTCAAGACCCAGAGCTCAG GAGGGAGAAGGTGCCCCTCCAGCCACTGCAGGTGCCGCCCACGGACCTGAAGTCCCTGAAGCAGCTCCGGAAGGCAGAGAAAGCTGAGCGGGAGTTTCGGAAGAAGTTCAAG TTTGAGGGGGAGATTGTGGTTCAGACGAGGATGATGATTGACCCCAATGCCAAGACCCGCCGTGGGGGCGGCAAGCACCTGGGGATCCGGCGAGGGGAGATCCTGGAGGTGATTGAGTTCACCAGCAAGGAGGAGATGCTGTGTCGGGACACCAAGGGCAAGT ATGGCTATGTGCCAAGAACAGCTCTACTGCCCCT GGAAACGGAGGTATATGATGACGTCGCTGCCTGGG ATCCTTTGGACAGCCAACCACTGCCCTAG
- the PRAM1 gene encoding PML-RARA-regulated adapter molecule 1 isoform X3 has product MGSHQDFRSLQAKFQASQPETGDLPKKPPKTEFHKLLKKFPQPELGEHPKKPPQPEFTDLPKKPPKLEFSELSKKFLQPEATPLPRKPEVPEAPSQKTPQQPELSNTPRSPVEPKFSTLPKKPPQPEFCGLPRKPPQPQAGGLLKKPLPQPESSEVPPVPLLKPEFGEPHPHSSEPNFSTLPKKPLQPEFCELPRKPPQPQVGGLPKKPLPQPESSDIPPVPLSKLESGRPRSQRSVWFPRSHASVSSRRSPRSPHSPSPPASQGRPRSQSSRDPDEVYDDVEPTYHSGPGPRSRDEVLSAQQYPWRPPQDPELRREKVPLQPLQVPPTDLKSLKQLRKAEKAEREFRKKFKFEGEIVVQTRMMIDPNAKTRRGGGKHLGIRRGEILEVIEFTSKEEMLCRDTKGKYGYVPRTALLPLETEVYDDVAAWDPLDSQPLP; this is encoded by the exons ATG GGGAGTCATCAGGACTTCCGGAGCCTTCAAGCAAAGTTCCAGGCCTCTCAGCCGGAGACTGGCGACCTCCCCAAAAAGCCCCCGAAGACTGAGTTCCACAAACTCCTCAAAAAGTTCCCACAGCCAGAGCTAGGCGAGCACCCCAAGAAGCCCCCACAGCCTGAGTTCACTGACCTGCCCAAAAAGCCCCCCAAACTTGAGTTCAGTGAACTCTCCAAGAAGTTCCTGCAGCCCGAGGCCACGCCACTTCCCAGGAAGCCTGAGGTCCCTGAGGCCCCCTCTCAGAAGACCCCACAGCAGCCTGAGCTCAGCAACACCCCCAGGTCCCCCGTGGAGCCCAAGTTCAGTACTCTTCCCAAGAAGCCCCCGCAGCCTGAGTTCTGTGGGCTCCCCAGAAAGCCCCCGCAGCCTCAGGCTGGTGGCCTCCTTAAgaagcccctgccccagcccgAGTCCAGTGAGGTCCCTCCAGTGCCCCTCTTAAAGCCCGAATTTGGtgagccccacccccactcctcaGAGCCTAACTTCAGTACTCTTCCCAAGAAGCCTCTGCagcctgagttctgtgagctccCCAGAAAGCCCCCGCAGCCTCAGGTCGGTGGCCTCCCTAAGAAGCCTCTGCCGCAGCCCGAGTCCAGTGACATCCCTCCAGTGCCCCTTTCAAAGCTGGAATCTG GACGTCCTCGGAGCCAGAGGTCAGTGTGGTTCCCAAGAAGTCACGCCAGTGTGAGTTCAAGGCGCTCTCCAAGAAGCCCCCACAGCCCGAGCCCGCCAGCCTCTCAAGGACGTCCTCGGAGCCAGAGTTCAAG GGACCCAGACGAGGTGTACGATGATGTCGAGCCCACATACCACTCTGGACCCGGCCCCAGGAGCAGAG ATGAAGTGTTGTCGGCTCAGCAGTACCCGTGGAGGCCACCTCAAGACCCAGAGCTCAG GAGGGAGAAGGTGCCCCTCCAGCCACTGCAGGTGCCGCCCACGGACCTGAAGTCCCTGAAGCAGCTCCGGAAGGCAGAGAAAGCTGAGCGGGAGTTTCGGAAGAAGTTCAAG TTTGAGGGGGAGATTGTGGTTCAGACGAGGATGATGATTGACCCCAATGCCAAGACCCGCCGTGGGGGCGGCAAGCACCTGGGGATCCGGCGAGGGGAGATCCTGGAGGTGATTGAGTTCACCAGCAAGGAGGAGATGCTGTGTCGGGACACCAAGGGCAAGT ATGGCTATGTGCCAAGAACAGCTCTACTGCCCCT GGAAACGGAGGTATATGATGACGTCGCTGCCTGGG ATCCTTTGGACAGCCAACCACTGCCCTAG
- the PRAM1 gene encoding PML-RARA-regulated adapter molecule 1 isoform X2 yields the protein MGSHQDFRSLQAKFQASQPETGDLPKKPPKTEFHKLLKKFPQPELGEHPKKPPQPEFTDLPKKPPKLEFSELSKKFLQPEATPLPRKPEVPEAPSQKTPQQPELSNTPRSPVEPKFSTLPKKPPQPEFCGLPRKPPQPQAGGLLKKPLPQPESSEVPPVPLLKPEFGEPHPHSSEPNFSTLPKKPLQPEFCELPRKPPQPQVGGLPKKPLPQPESSDIPPVPLSKLESGEPRPHSSQPDFSTFPRKIARPQLNDLPKKPLPPEFGDLTRTSSEPEVSVVPKKSRQCEFKALSKKPPQPEPASLSRTSSEPEFKLCPGPPLLLASTSSHSEHGESGSTGMGHGAETSLTHVRYPCRDPDEVYDDVEPTYHSGPGPRSRDEVLSAQQYPWRPPQDPELRREKVPLQPLQVPPTDLKSLKQLRKAEKAEREFRKKFKFEGEIVVQTRMMIDPNAKTRRGGGKHLGIRRGEILEVIEFTSKEEMLCRDTKGKYGYVPRTALLPLETEVYDDVAAWDPLDSQPLP from the exons ATG GGGAGTCATCAGGACTTCCGGAGCCTTCAAGCAAAGTTCCAGGCCTCTCAGCCGGAGACTGGCGACCTCCCCAAAAAGCCCCCGAAGACTGAGTTCCACAAACTCCTCAAAAAGTTCCCACAGCCAGAGCTAGGCGAGCACCCCAAGAAGCCCCCACAGCCTGAGTTCACTGACCTGCCCAAAAAGCCCCCCAAACTTGAGTTCAGTGAACTCTCCAAGAAGTTCCTGCAGCCCGAGGCCACGCCACTTCCCAGGAAGCCTGAGGTCCCTGAGGCCCCCTCTCAGAAGACCCCACAGCAGCCTGAGCTCAGCAACACCCCCAGGTCCCCCGTGGAGCCCAAGTTCAGTACTCTTCCCAAGAAGCCCCCGCAGCCTGAGTTCTGTGGGCTCCCCAGAAAGCCCCCGCAGCCTCAGGCTGGTGGCCTCCTTAAgaagcccctgccccagcccgAGTCCAGTGAGGTCCCTCCAGTGCCCCTCTTAAAGCCCGAATTTGGtgagccccacccccactcctcaGAGCCTAACTTCAGTACTCTTCCCAAGAAGCCTCTGCagcctgagttctgtgagctccCCAGAAAGCCCCCGCAGCCTCAGGTCGGTGGCCTCCCTAAGAAGCCTCTGCCGCAGCCCGAGTCCAGTGACATCCCTCCAGTGCCCCTTTCAAAGCTGGAATCTGGTGAGCCCCGCCCCCACTCCTCACAGCCCGACTTCAGTACATTTCCCAGAAAGATCGCCCGGCCTCAGCTGAATGACCTCCCCAAGAAGCCCCTGCCACCTGAGTTTGGTGACCTCACCAGGACGTCCTCGGAGCCAGAGGTCAGTGTGGTTCCCAAGAAGTCACGCCAGTGTGAGTTCAAGGCGCTCTCCAAGAAGCCCCCACAGCCCGAGCCCGCCAGCCTCTCAAGGACGTCCTCGGAGCCAGAGTTCAAG CTCTGCCCAGGACCTCCTCTTCTGCTGGCCTCCACTTCATCCCACAGTGAGCATGGGGAGTCAGGGAGCACAGGCATGGGTCATGGGGCTGAAACATCCCTCACTCATGTCAGGTATCCCTGCAGGGACCCAGACGAGGTGTACGATGATGTCGAGCCCACATACCACTCTGGACCCGGCCCCAGGAGCAGAG ATGAAGTGTTGTCGGCTCAGCAGTACCCGTGGAGGCCACCTCAAGACCCAGAGCTCAG GAGGGAGAAGGTGCCCCTCCAGCCACTGCAGGTGCCGCCCACGGACCTGAAGTCCCTGAAGCAGCTCCGGAAGGCAGAGAAAGCTGAGCGGGAGTTTCGGAAGAAGTTCAAG TTTGAGGGGGAGATTGTGGTTCAGACGAGGATGATGATTGACCCCAATGCCAAGACCCGCCGTGGGGGCGGCAAGCACCTGGGGATCCGGCGAGGGGAGATCCTGGAGGTGATTGAGTTCACCAGCAAGGAGGAGATGCTGTGTCGGGACACCAAGGGCAAGT ATGGCTATGTGCCAAGAACAGCTCTACTGCCCCT GGAAACGGAGGTATATGATGACGTCGCTGCCTGGG ATCCTTTGGACAGCCAACCACTGCCCTAG
- the ZNF414 gene encoding zinc finger protein 414 isoform X1 — translation MDEEPSGPSPDMPATAEPSSSETDKGVSPVVAAIAKSSSMEEEPGPDRAPTPPVWERGGPTGGTQQGASPAPDSGHPGPGHSLGPTSTVSKTSEDLRPPRRRPPPGKQIPCSSPGCCLSFPSVRDLAQHLRTHCPPTQSLEGKLFRCSALSCTETFPNMQELVAHGKLHYKPNRYFKCENCLLRFRTHRSLFKHLHVCAEHAQSPAPPPPPPALDRESPASERPPESDPAPAPGLPYPLLEPFTTPAPAPTGPFLPYLNPAPFGLSPPRLRPFLAAAPGPPASSAAVWKKSQGAGGSPRRPQGSSDAPSGHAAPSRIVWEHTRGRYSCMQCAFSTASRPAMTLHLEDHRPGGPAAPAPGQPRPDAPADPAPLAPKVSQLLSEGECPVFSPL, via the exons ATG GATGAGGAACCCTCGGGGCCCAGCCCGGACATGCCGGCTACTGCAGAGCCCAGCTCCAGTGAGACCGACAAGGGGGTGTCCCCAGTTGTGGCTGCTATAGCCAAGTCCTCTTCCATGGAGGAGGAGCCGGGCCCTGACCGGGCACCCACACCCCCAGTGTGGGAACGTGGAGGGCCCACCGGAGGGACCCAGCAGGgtgcctccccagccccagacaGTGGCCATCCAGGACCTGGACACAGCCTTGGCCCAACCAGCACTGTCTCCAAGACCAGTGAGGACCTGCGACCTCCCAGACGACGCCCACCACCAG GGAAGCAGATACCATGCTCCAGCCCAGGctgctgcctcagtttccccagcgtTCGAGACCTGGCACAGCATCTGCGTACCCACTGCCCACCCACACAGTCCCTGGAAG GCAAGCTCTTCCGCTGTTCCGCCCTGAGCTGCACCGAGACCTTCCCCAACATGCAGGAACTGGTGGCCCACGGCAAGCTGCACTACAAACCCAACCGCTACTTCAA GTGTGAGAACTGCCTGCTGCGCTTCCGCACGCACCGCTCTCTCTTCAAGCATCTGCATGTTTGCGCCGAGCATGCGCAAAGCCCAGCCCCGCCGCCGCCACCCCCGGCACTGGACAGGGAGTCGCCGGCATCCGAGCGCCCCCCGGAATCTGATCCTGCGCCGGCGCCTGGCCTGCCGTACCCGCTGCTCGAGCCGTTCAcgacccctgcccctgcccccactggGCCCTTTCTGCCCTACCTGAACCCCGCGCCTTTTGGCCTAAGTCCCCCACGCCTGCGCCCCTTTCTGGCCGCCgctcctgggccccctgcctccaGCGCCGCCGTCTGGAAAAAGAGCCAAG GTGCAGGCGGCAGCCCGCGAAGACCCCAGGGCAGCTCTGACGCGCCTTCAG GCCACGCGGCTCCCAGCCGCATCGTGTGGGAGCATACGCGCGGCCGCTACTCGTGCATGCAGTGCGCCTTCTCCACGGCCTCGCGGCCCGCCATGACCCTACACCTGGAGGACCACCGCCCCGGCGGCCCCGCGGCCCCGGCGCCCGGGCAGCCGCGCCCCGACGCGCCGGCGG ACCCGGCCCCGCTGGCACCCAAGGTATCGCAGCTGCTGTCTGAGGGGGAGTGCCCGGTTTTCTCGCCGCTCTGA
- the ZNF414 gene encoding zinc finger protein 414 isoform X2 — protein MPATAEPSSSETDKGVSPVVAAIAKSSSMEEEPGPDRAPTPPVWERGGPTGGTQQGASPAPDSGHPGPGHSLGPTSTVSKTSEDLRPPRRRPPPGKQIPCSSPGCCLSFPSVRDLAQHLRTHCPPTQSLEGKLFRCSALSCTETFPNMQELVAHGKLHYKPNRYFKCENCLLRFRTHRSLFKHLHVCAEHAQSPAPPPPPPALDRESPASERPPESDPAPAPGLPYPLLEPFTTPAPAPTGPFLPYLNPAPFGLSPPRLRPFLAAAPGPPASSAAVWKKSQGAGGSPRRPQGSSDAPSGHAAPSRIVWEHTRGRYSCMQCAFSTASRPAMTLHLEDHRPGGPAAPAPGQPRPDAPADPAPLAPKVSQLLSEGECPVFSPL, from the exons ATGCCGGCTACTGCAGAGCCCAGCTCCAGTGAGACCGACAAGGGGGTGTCCCCAGTTGTGGCTGCTATAGCCAAGTCCTCTTCCATGGAGGAGGAGCCGGGCCCTGACCGGGCACCCACACCCCCAGTGTGGGAACGTGGAGGGCCCACCGGAGGGACCCAGCAGGgtgcctccccagccccagacaGTGGCCATCCAGGACCTGGACACAGCCTTGGCCCAACCAGCACTGTCTCCAAGACCAGTGAGGACCTGCGACCTCCCAGACGACGCCCACCACCAG GGAAGCAGATACCATGCTCCAGCCCAGGctgctgcctcagtttccccagcgtTCGAGACCTGGCACAGCATCTGCGTACCCACTGCCCACCCACACAGTCCCTGGAAG GCAAGCTCTTCCGCTGTTCCGCCCTGAGCTGCACCGAGACCTTCCCCAACATGCAGGAACTGGTGGCCCACGGCAAGCTGCACTACAAACCCAACCGCTACTTCAA GTGTGAGAACTGCCTGCTGCGCTTCCGCACGCACCGCTCTCTCTTCAAGCATCTGCATGTTTGCGCCGAGCATGCGCAAAGCCCAGCCCCGCCGCCGCCACCCCCGGCACTGGACAGGGAGTCGCCGGCATCCGAGCGCCCCCCGGAATCTGATCCTGCGCCGGCGCCTGGCCTGCCGTACCCGCTGCTCGAGCCGTTCAcgacccctgcccctgcccccactggGCCCTTTCTGCCCTACCTGAACCCCGCGCCTTTTGGCCTAAGTCCCCCACGCCTGCGCCCCTTTCTGGCCGCCgctcctgggccccctgcctccaGCGCCGCCGTCTGGAAAAAGAGCCAAG GTGCAGGCGGCAGCCCGCGAAGACCCCAGGGCAGCTCTGACGCGCCTTCAG GCCACGCGGCTCCCAGCCGCATCGTGTGGGAGCATACGCGCGGCCGCTACTCGTGCATGCAGTGCGCCTTCTCCACGGCCTCGCGGCCCGCCATGACCCTACACCTGGAGGACCACCGCCCCGGCGGCCCCGCGGCCCCGGCGCCCGGGCAGCCGCGCCCCGACGCGCCGGCGG ACCCGGCCCCGCTGGCACCCAAGGTATCGCAGCTGCTGTCTGAGGGGGAGTGCCCGGTTTTCTCGCCGCTCTGA
- the ZNF414 gene encoding zinc finger protein 414 isoform X3 — MDEEPSGPSPDMPATAEPSSSETDKGVSPVVAAIAKSSSMEEEPGPDRAPTPPVWERGGPTGGTQQGASPAPDSGHPGPGHSLGPTSTVSKTSEDLRPPRRRPPPGKQIPCSSPGCCLSFPSVRDLAQHLRTHCPPTQSLEGKLFRCSALSCTETFPNMQELVAHGKLHYKPNRYFKCENCLLRFRTHRSLFKHLHVCAEHAQSPAPPPPPPALDRESPASERPPESDPAPAPGLPYPLLEPFTTPAPAPTGPFLPYLNPAPFGLSPPRLRPFLAAAPGPPASSAAVWKKSQGAGGSPRRPQGSSDAPSGACR; from the exons ATG GATGAGGAACCCTCGGGGCCCAGCCCGGACATGCCGGCTACTGCAGAGCCCAGCTCCAGTGAGACCGACAAGGGGGTGTCCCCAGTTGTGGCTGCTATAGCCAAGTCCTCTTCCATGGAGGAGGAGCCGGGCCCTGACCGGGCACCCACACCCCCAGTGTGGGAACGTGGAGGGCCCACCGGAGGGACCCAGCAGGgtgcctccccagccccagacaGTGGCCATCCAGGACCTGGACACAGCCTTGGCCCAACCAGCACTGTCTCCAAGACCAGTGAGGACCTGCGACCTCCCAGACGACGCCCACCACCAG GGAAGCAGATACCATGCTCCAGCCCAGGctgctgcctcagtttccccagcgtTCGAGACCTGGCACAGCATCTGCGTACCCACTGCCCACCCACACAGTCCCTGGAAG GCAAGCTCTTCCGCTGTTCCGCCCTGAGCTGCACCGAGACCTTCCCCAACATGCAGGAACTGGTGGCCCACGGCAAGCTGCACTACAAACCCAACCGCTACTTCAA GTGTGAGAACTGCCTGCTGCGCTTCCGCACGCACCGCTCTCTCTTCAAGCATCTGCATGTTTGCGCCGAGCATGCGCAAAGCCCAGCCCCGCCGCCGCCACCCCCGGCACTGGACAGGGAGTCGCCGGCATCCGAGCGCCCCCCGGAATCTGATCCTGCGCCGGCGCCTGGCCTGCCGTACCCGCTGCTCGAGCCGTTCAcgacccctgcccctgcccccactggGCCCTTTCTGCCCTACCTGAACCCCGCGCCTTTTGGCCTAAGTCCCCCACGCCTGCGCCCCTTTCTGGCCGCCgctcctgggccccctgcctccaGCGCCGCCGTCTGGAAAAAGAGCCAAG GTGCAGGCGGCAGCCCGCGAAGACCCCAGGGCAGCTCTGACGCGCCTTCAGGTGCGTGCAGGTGA